The DNA sequence TCTACCTGGCCGACCCAGGCGAAGCCGTAACCACAGACCAGCATTTCATCGGCAGCTGCGGGGTGCTGGTGCTGCTGGCGGTGGCCGCGGTCGAACGCAATGCATGGTGGCTGCTGGGAGCGCTGGTCTGTGGTTACGGCTTCGCCTGGGTCGGCCACTTCTTCTTCGAGAAGAACCGGCCGGCGACCTTCCGCCATCCGTTCTATTCGTTCGCCGGCGACTGGGTGATGTTCAAGGACATCCTCAGCGGCAAGATCCGCTTCTGAGCAAGCCCGCGGCT is a window from the bacterium genome containing:
- a CDS encoding DUF962 domain-containing protein, with protein sequence MARFASFREFYPFYLADPGEAVTTDQHFIGSCGVLVLLAVAAVERNAWWLLGALVCGYGFAWVGHFFFEKNRPATFRHPFYSFAGDWVMFKDILSGKIRF